Below is a genomic region from Deltaproteobacteria bacterium.
CTCCGGCAACACCGGGTTAGGAGGTAATGGAGATGAGTGAAAAAGGCGGCTCTCTCTTATTAGCTGAGTTCGATGCGAAATTCCCTTATGATTATTCAGCCGGGCGTTATGCCAGCTATTTTTTAAAACAACTCAAGGATCATAAGCGAATCATGGGCATTCGTTGCCCGAAGTGTCAGAAAGTCTTTGTACCTCCCCGTCCGGCTTGCGGGTATTGTTTCGTAAGAAACACGGAGTGGGTCGACATGGGTGATGAAGGAACTCTTTGGGGGTACACCATTGTCCAATTCCCGTTCCTGGACCCAATGACCGGGGTGGAACGCCCGATCCCTTATGGGTACGGATTCATCGAATTGAAGGGTGCTACTACCCGGCTGCAACATTTTGTAACCGCTGCGGACTTAAATAAACTCAGGATCGGCATGCGGATGAAAGCCGTGTTTCGGGAGGAGCGAAAAGGGAATCTGGCG
It encodes:
- a CDS encoding Zn-ribbon domain-containing OB-fold protein, whose amino-acid sequence is MSEKGGSLLLAEFDAKFPYDYSAGRYASYFLKQLKDHKRIMGIRCPKCQKVFVPPRPACGYCFVRNTEWVDMGDEGTLWGYTIVQFPFLDPMTGVERPIPYGYGFIELKGATTRLQHFVTAADLNKLRIGMRMKAVFREERKGNLADILYFKAIEE